A section of the Streptococcus oriscaviae genome encodes:
- the coaD gene encoding pantetheine-phosphate adenylyltransferase: MSDKIGLFTGSFDPLTNGHLDLIERACGLFDKLYVGIFTNPKKAGLLTAVERKVLLEDIFADWDQVEVILSENELVVDVARRHGVTHLVRGLRNAIDLEYEASFDFYNHQLAPEIETVYLLAKPEFKFVSSSQVRELLHFKQDIRPYVPAIICKELEKNEKE; this comes from the coding sequence ATGTCAGATAAGATTGGATTGTTTACAGGTTCCTTTGACCCGCTAACCAACGGACATTTGGATTTGATTGAGCGGGCTTGTGGTCTGTTTGATAAACTCTATGTCGGTATTTTCACCAATCCCAAGAAAGCAGGTCTTCTCACCGCTGTTGAGCGCAAGGTTTTACTAGAAGATATTTTTGCGGACTGGGATCAGGTAGAGGTTATCCTATCTGAAAATGAATTGGTGGTGGACGTAGCAAGGCGCCATGGTGTTACCCATTTGGTACGGGGCCTACGCAATGCAATCGATTTAGAATATGAAGCCAGTTTTGATTTTTACAATCATCAGCTGGCCCCTGAAATCGAAACCGTCTATCTCTTGGCCAAGCCGGAGTTCAAATTTGTTTCGTCCAGTCAGGTTAGAGAATTGCTGCACTTTAAACAGGATATTCGTCCCTATGTGCCAGCTATCATTTGCAAGGAGTTAGAAAAAAATGAAAAAGAATAA
- a CDS encoding ECF transporter S component: protein MTHTRKMALIAILSAVSFLLMYLKFPLIPTASFLEVDFSIIPIFFGLLLLDLRSAFSILILRSILKLFLNNSGPSTVIGMPMNIVAMGVFVLAFALIWQKQPSFKNYVLASLIGTLSLTTVMLVLNYVYAIPVYAAFANFDIREILGVKTYLFLMVVPFNLLQGILLSTVFYPIYRVSQPILKKV from the coding sequence ATGACACATACACGCAAAATGGCACTAATCGCCATTCTTTCAGCAGTTTCTTTTCTGCTCATGTACCTAAAGTTTCCCTTGATTCCAACGGCCAGCTTTTTGGAAGTTGATTTTTCCATCATACCGATTTTCTTCGGTTTGCTGCTCTTGGACTTGCGCTCGGCCTTTTCTATCCTGATTCTTCGGTCCATCTTGAAATTATTTTTGAACAATTCAGGGCCGTCGACCGTTATCGGGATGCCGATGAACATAGTCGCTATGGGAGTCTTTGTTTTGGCCTTTGCCTTGATTTGGCAGAAGCAGCCAAGCTTTAAGAATTATGTACTGGCCTCGCTCATAGGAACCCTTAGCTTGACAACGGTTATGTTGGTCTTGAATTATGTTTATGCGATTCCGGTCTATGCTGCCTTTGCTAACTTTGATATTAGAGAAATACTAGGTGTAAAGACCTACCTGTTTTTGATGGTGGTTCCTTTTAATCTCTTGCAGGGAATTTTATTATCGACTGTTTTTTATCCAATTTATCGCGTCAGTCAGCCGATTTTAAAGAAAGTTTAA
- a CDS encoding low molecular weight protein-tyrosine-phosphatase, translated as MKKIVFVCLGNICRSPMAEFVMKEMTDELHIESRATSSWEEGNPIHRGTQAIFRKHAIAYNQHKTSMRMTREDFLTFDLIIGMDAQNVLDLKAMAPEGTENKIVQFAEKSVPDPWYTGDFDETYSIVREGCRVWLKRIN; from the coding sequence ATGAAAAAAATTGTATTTGTTTGCCTAGGGAATATCTGTCGCAGCCCTATGGCTGAATTTGTCATGAAAGAGATGACCGACGAGCTTCATATTGAAAGTCGGGCCACTTCTTCGTGGGAGGAGGGCAATCCCATCCATCGTGGAACGCAGGCGATTTTCCGTAAACACGCCATCGCCTACAATCAGCACAAGACCTCCATGCGCATGACCCGCGAGGACTTCCTAACCTTTGATCTCATCATTGGCATGGACGCCCAAAATGTCCTTGACCTCAAGGCTATGGCTCCAGAAGGAACCGAAAACAAGATTGTCCAATTTGCCGAAAAAAGCGTTCCAGACCCTTGGTATACAGGGGATTTTGACGAAACCTACTCTATCGTCAGGGAAGGATGCAGAGTTTGGCTCAAGCGCATCAACTAA
- the rsmD gene encoding 16S rRNA (guanine(966)-N(2))-methyltransferase RsmD, which produces MRIVSGKYGARPLKTLAGKTTRPTSDKVRGAVFNMIGPYFEGGRVLDLYAGSGGLAIEAVSRGMEEAVLIERDRKAQAIIRDNIAMTKEADKFQLLAMDARQALSSLTGPFDLVFLDPPYADQEIVAMVTELCQRQLLAEEVMVVCETDKAVQLPEEIAELGIWKEKIYGISKVTVYVR; this is translated from the coding sequence ATGAGAATTGTTTCTGGAAAATATGGCGCCCGGCCACTCAAGACTTTAGCAGGGAAAACAACTCGCCCAACCTCTGATAAGGTGCGTGGCGCTGTGTTCAATATGATTGGGCCCTACTTTGAAGGCGGCAGGGTGTTAGACCTATATGCAGGCAGTGGTGGACTGGCTATCGAGGCGGTTTCTCGTGGTATGGAAGAGGCGGTTTTGATTGAGCGGGATCGCAAGGCCCAAGCCATCATCCGAGACAATATTGCCATGACAAAAGAAGCAGATAAATTCCAGTTGCTTGCCATGGATGCCAGACAGGCTCTTTCTAGTTTGACAGGCCCCTTTGATTTGGTTTTTCTGGATCCGCCTTATGCGGACCAAGAGATTGTGGCTATGGTGACAGAACTCTGTCAGCGGCAATTGCTGGCAGAAGAGGTCATGGTCGTCTGCGAAACAGACAAGGCTGTTCAGCTACCAGAAGAAATTGCGGAGCTGGGCATTTGGAAGGAAAAAATTTACGGAATAAGCAAGGTAACAGTGTATGTCAGATAA
- a CDS encoding CsbD family protein, whose product MSKEKRDAKLEQVTGSVKKGIGKLTGNKKLEVEGMVEKGVGKAKEMAIDAKESVEGAIKGIKKALDKD is encoded by the coding sequence ATGTCAAAAGAAAAACGAGATGCCAAACTGGAACAAGTGACCGGTTCTGTCAAAAAAGGAATTGGAAAACTCACCGGCAACAAGAAGCTGGAAGTTGAAGGTATGGTTGAAAAAGGAGTCGGAAAAGCTAAGGAGATGGCTATTGATGCCAAGGAGAGCGTTGAGGGTGCCATCAAGGGTATCAAGAAGGCGCTTGATAAGGATTGA
- a CDS encoding tRNA (cytidine(34)-2'-O)-methyltransferase, with amino-acid sequence MNIETLSHQEETAKNHIVLFEPQIPQNTGNIARTCAATNSPLHIIRPMGFPIDDRKMKRAGLDYWDKLDVRFYDSLDEFMIAAQGGKVHLISKFSERVYAKEDYADNQIHYFLFGREDTGLPEEFMRQHADKALRIPMNDEHVRSLNVSNAVCMVVYEALRQQNFLGLELSHTYEVDKLK; translated from the coding sequence ATGAATATCGAAACCCTGTCCCATCAAGAAGAAACTGCCAAGAATCATATCGTTCTCTTTGAACCTCAGATCCCCCAAAATACCGGCAATATTGCCCGCACCTGTGCGGCGACGAACAGCCCGCTCCACATTATCAGACCCATGGGCTTTCCCATTGATGACCGCAAGATGAAGCGGGCTGGCTTGGATTACTGGGACAAGCTAGATGTGCGCTTTTACGATAGCTTGGATGAATTTATGATAGCGGCGCAAGGTGGCAAGGTTCACTTGATTTCCAAGTTTTCAGAGAGGGTGTATGCAAAGGAGGACTATGCGGATAACCAGATTCATTACTTTCTCTTTGGGCGGGAGGACACAGGATTGCCGGAGGAGTTCATGCGCCAACATGCAGACAAGGCCTTGCGGATTCCTATGAATGATGAACATGTCCGCAGCCTCAACGTGTCAAATGCAGTTTGTATGGTTGTTTACGAGGCACTCCGTCAGCAGAACTTTTTGGGTTTGGAATTATCCCACACCTATGAAGTAGATAAGCTGAAGTAA
- the yidD gene encoding membrane protein insertion efficiency factor YidD codes for MSRLLIGLVRLYQRLISPLFPPTCRYHPTCSNYMIEALNKHGLKGFLMGLARIGRCHPFVEGGEDPVPDHFSLKRNKQESE; via the coding sequence ATGAGCCGGCTGTTAATCGGTCTTGTCCGACTATACCAACGCCTGATTTCGCCCCTCTTTCCGCCCACCTGTCGTTACCACCCCACTTGTTCCAACTATATGATTGAAGCGCTGAACAAACATGGTTTGAAAGGCTTTCTCATGGGGCTGGCTCGCATTGGCCGCTGCCATCCCTTTGTGGAAGGTGGGGAAGACCCTGTGCCCGATCACTTTAGTTTAAAAAGAAATAAGCAGGAATCAGAGTGA
- a CDS encoding Dps family protein, whose product MFEKMYQSAAEVASFTQRQPESLPATKAILNQAVADLSVAHSILHQVHWYMRGRGFLLWHPKMDGYMEELDGYLDEMSERLITIGGAPYSTLKEFSDNSQLTELPGDYSLTMEAHLSRVVEVFRYLADLFQKGFDISDQEGDSVTNDIFNVAKASIEKHIWMLQAELGQAPNL is encoded by the coding sequence ATGTTTGAAAAAATGTACCAATCTGCAGCAGAGGTAGCGAGTTTTACCCAACGTCAACCTGAAAGTTTACCAGCTACAAAAGCTATTTTGAATCAGGCTGTGGCAGACTTGTCTGTTGCCCATTCCATTCTTCACCAAGTGCATTGGTATATGCGTGGTCGCGGTTTTCTCCTTTGGCATCCTAAGATGGATGGCTATATGGAAGAGTTGGATGGTTACCTAGATGAAATGAGTGAGCGTTTGATTACCATTGGCGGTGCGCCTTATTCTACTCTTAAGGAATTTAGTGATAATAGTCAGTTGACGGAGCTGCCAGGTGATTACAGTCTGACAATGGAAGCTCACTTGAGTCGTGTTGTAGAAGTTTTTCGCTATCTGGCTGACCTTTTCCAAAAAGGCTTTGACATCAGTGATCAAGAAGGAGATAGTGTGACCAACGATATTTTCAATGTCGCTAAGGCAAGTATCGAAAAGCACATCTGGATGCTCCAAGCAGAATTGGGTCAGGCGCCAAATTTGTAA
- a CDS encoding rhodanese-like domain-containing protein encodes METLYTILAFLAILGAWMGFNYWRLRRAATILDNHEFAEKIHTGQLIDLREPNEYRRKHIMGARNIPYQQLKQSLGALRKDKPVLLYENDRGQLVTPAALHLKKQGYQEIYILSYGINGWDGKVKTN; translated from the coding sequence ATGGAAACCTTATATACAATTCTTGCATTTTTAGCTATTTTGGGTGCCTGGATGGGCTTCAACTACTGGCGCCTGCGTCGGGCTGCAACCATCTTGGACAATCATGAATTTGCAGAAAAAATTCATACAGGTCAGTTAATCGACCTGCGTGAACCCAATGAATACCGCAGAAAGCACATTATGGGAGCCCGCAATATTCCCTATCAGCAACTCAAGCAGAGTCTAGGCGCCCTCCGCAAGGACAAGCCTGTTCTTCTCTATGAGAATGACCGTGGGCAGCTAGTCACACCGGCGGCTCTCCACCTCAAGAAGCAAGGCTATCAAGAAATCTACATTCTCAGCTATGGAATCAATGGTTGGGATGGTAAGGTAAAGACCAATTAA
- a CDS encoding phosphatase PAP2 family protein → MKNKQLHLRNASFLALALVILGYVIKFYPEQLTTFDTAVQSAIRGNLPDLATQFWTRITVIGNTSVIVSICFLLIVLFHRKQWKAEAYLVLASIAGMGVASTALKYVYQRPRPSIEWLIDTIGYSFPSWHTASTMIVAGAVVVIVNQRMKHQLAKRVVQLSLILLAVLVALSRIYIGVHYPTDIIGGWLLAVLLLELYYSVYDRIRFTWRFQSKQK, encoded by the coding sequence ATGAAAAATAAACAACTACATTTACGAAACGCATCTTTTTTAGCCTTAGCCCTTGTTATTCTGGGTTACGTTATCAAGTTTTATCCAGAACAGCTGACAACTTTTGATACTGCCGTCCAATCCGCTATCCGGGGAAACCTGCCAGATTTGGCTACCCAGTTTTGGACAAGGATTACAGTGATTGGAAATACCTCTGTTATCGTTAGTATCTGTTTCTTGCTGATTGTCCTGTTTCATCGCAAACAGTGGAAGGCAGAGGCCTATTTGGTTTTAGCCTCAATTGCGGGGATGGGAGTGGCATCGACTGCCCTGAAATATGTCTACCAACGCCCCCGTCCAAGTATTGAATGGCTGATTGATACCATCGGTTATTCCTTCCCAAGTTGGCATACAGCCTCGACCATGATTGTGGCTGGTGCTGTGGTCGTTATTGTCAACCAACGGATGAAACACCAGCTCGCCAAACGAGTTGTGCAGCTCAGCCTGATTTTACTGGCTGTGTTGGTAGCTCTTTCACGGATTTATATCGGAGTACATTATCCGACAGATATTATCGGAGGCTGGCTTCTAGCTGTTCTTCTTTTGGAACTCTACTACTCAGTTTATGATCGCATTCGCTTTACTTGGCGTTTTCAAAGCAAACAAAAATAA
- a CDS encoding SepM family pheromone-processing serine protease: MKKNKKLLLVLSIVGLSALLWLGMFFRLPYYIESPGGAADVRHVLTVNGQEDSEPGSYNFVYVHVQQATAFQLLAAYLNPTMDIRSEEETTGGANNDDYFRIAQFYMETSQNMAKYQGLTLAGKDVSLDFFGVYVLSLTEDSTFREILNIADTVVSINGETFESSADLIKYVSSLELGSSVTVGYISAGQQYEADGSIIKLSNGKNGIGITLVDHTEVDSSVPIEFQTGNIGGPSAGLMFTLSIYTQLADPDLRDGRIIAGTGTIEQDGSVGDIGGADKKVLSAAQAGATVFFVPNNPVDEKILKENPDAKTNYEEAMEMVRQEKLDIEVVPVTNVQEAIDYLEKTKSE, from the coding sequence ATGAAAAAGAATAAAAAGTTATTACTGGTTCTCTCCATCGTTGGACTCAGTGCCCTTCTCTGGCTGGGAATGTTTTTTCGACTTCCCTACTACATTGAAAGCCCTGGTGGAGCAGCAGACGTCCGCCATGTCCTGACGGTCAATGGGCAGGAAGACTCAGAACCAGGCTCTTATAATTTCGTGTATGTCCATGTCCAGCAAGCCACAGCCTTCCAGCTCTTAGCGGCTTATTTGAATCCGACCATGGATATTCGTTCAGAAGAAGAAACAACTGGCGGAGCCAACAATGATGACTACTTCCGGATTGCTCAATTCTATATGGAAACTTCGCAAAACATGGCCAAATACCAAGGCTTGACCTTGGCAGGCAAGGATGTGAGTCTGGACTTTTTCGGAGTCTATGTTCTCAGCCTAACAGAAGATTCGACCTTCAGAGAAATTCTCAATATAGCAGACACCGTTGTCAGCATCAATGGAGAGACCTTTGAAAGCTCAGCAGACCTAATCAAATATGTCAGCAGTTTGGAGCTCGGTAGCAGCGTTACAGTCGGCTACATCAGTGCTGGCCAACAGTATGAAGCTGATGGAAGCATCATCAAGCTGTCCAATGGCAAGAACGGTATCGGTATCACCCTAGTGGATCATACAGAAGTAGACAGCAGTGTTCCCATTGAGTTTCAAACAGGCAACATCGGCGGCCCTAGTGCCGGCCTCATGTTCACCCTTTCTATCTACACCCAGTTGGCCGATCCAGACCTACGGGATGGTCGGATAATTGCCGGTACAGGAACCATTGAACAGGATGGTTCAGTTGGAGATATCGGCGGGGCGGACAAAAAGGTTCTATCGGCTGCTCAGGCTGGTGCCACAGTCTTCTTCGTTCCCAACAATCCAGTAGATGAGAAGATTCTCAAAGAAAATCCTGATGCCAAGACCAACTACGAAGAAGCCATGGAGATGGTTCGACAGGAAAAATTAGACATTGAAGTGGTTCCAGTCACCAACGTTCAAGAAGCGATTGATTACTTAGAGAAGACCAAGAGCGAGTAA
- a CDS encoding oligopeptide ABC transporter substrate-binding protein, which translates to MNTMKKQFALAGISFLSLAVLVACQTKQGGTEEASQSFASEVTHDGTPIDGGQLNYAVVASAPTTGILIDELVVNVADANFSDMVDISMFGYDENRELDDSGLAKAEFDVDKRTVTVSLTGKDYKWSDGQPFTIDDYIFTIEQMASPDYAGVRFDSTYTNIEGMDEFIAGTASNISGIEKVDDYTVVLTMKEMTPSMLYAGGAVPAMVMPKHIYKDIAVKDWENSEYSRTAKTVGMGPYKIKEIVSGESITYVPNEYYYKGQVKLDSLKMDVVSPDTIVAEMKAGHYDIADMPIDQLDAYKDLSNITLLGSLQGTYNYVSFNLGHYDAETGKNVMNQDAKMNNVKLRQAIGYALDNAMAGEKLYNGLYHPTNSLIISFFGKLNDKEMEGYTYNPEKAKQLLDEAGYKDIDGDGLREDPDGNSFTISLAAQKSTETQETLVQQYISWWKEIGLNVELFTGRTIEFNTFYDQVEANDAGIDMYMAAWSTGLDPNPTALWGPEAMFNYSRFVSDENTELLDAISSVESFDEKVNFENYKAWQQYAFEQAFAIPTFERESITAVNKRVKYYDTYIGSATKRSAELIELTAEEGIAAK; encoded by the coding sequence ATGAATACAATGAAAAAGCAGTTCGCGCTAGCGGGAATTAGTTTTTTGTCACTTGCAGTTTTGGTAGCCTGTCAGACAAAGCAAGGTGGAACAGAAGAAGCAAGTCAGTCCTTTGCTTCGGAAGTGACTCATGATGGTACACCGATTGATGGTGGTCAACTAAATTATGCGGTGGTTGCTTCTGCGCCAACAACCGGTATTTTGATTGATGAGCTGGTTGTCAATGTAGCAGATGCTAATTTTTCAGACATGGTTGATATTTCCATGTTTGGCTACGACGAAAACCGTGAGCTGGATGATTCTGGTCTAGCTAAGGCTGAGTTCGATGTAGACAAGCGAACCGTCACCGTTAGTTTGACGGGTAAGGATTACAAGTGGTCAGATGGCCAGCCTTTTACCATTGATGACTACATTTTCACCATTGAGCAGATGGCTAGTCCAGACTACGCAGGTGTCCGATTTGACTCCACCTATACTAATATTGAAGGCATGGATGAGTTCATTGCAGGGACAGCAAGCAACATCTCGGGTATTGAAAAGGTAGACGACTATACGGTTGTCTTGACCATGAAAGAAATGACACCTTCTATGCTTTATGCAGGAGGGGCTGTGCCAGCAATGGTGATGCCAAAACACATTTATAAGGATATTGCCGTCAAAGATTGGGAAAACAGTGAGTATTCTCGTACAGCAAAGACGGTCGGCATGGGACCTTATAAGATTAAAGAAATTGTCAGCGGTGAGTCCATTACCTATGTACCAAACGAGTATTACTACAAGGGGCAAGTCAAGTTGGACAGCCTGAAAATGGATGTTGTATCACCTGACACCATTGTGGCGGAAATGAAGGCTGGTCACTATGACATTGCAGATATGCCGATTGATCAGCTAGATGCCTATAAAGATTTGTCCAACATTACCTTGCTGGGCAGTCTGCAAGGAACCTATAATTATGTTTCCTTCAACTTGGGGCATTACGACGCCGAAACTGGCAAAAATGTTATGAACCAAGATGCCAAGATGAACAATGTCAAGTTACGGCAGGCCATCGGTTATGCTCTGGACAATGCTATGGCTGGTGAGAAACTTTACAACGGACTCTACCATCCAACCAACTCACTGATTATTTCCTTCTTTGGTAAGTTGAATGATAAGGAGATGGAGGGCTATACCTATAATCCTGAAAAGGCCAAGCAACTCTTGGATGAAGCGGGATATAAGGATATAGATGGAGATGGTCTTCGTGAAGATCCAGACGGCAACAGCTTTACCATCAGTCTTGCAGCCCAAAAGAGCACAGAAACCCAAGAGACCCTGGTTCAGCAGTACATTAGCTGGTGGAAGGAAATCGGTCTAAACGTTGAACTATTTACTGGGCGTACGATTGAATTCAACACCTTCTATGACCAGGTGGAAGCTAATGATGCAGGAATTGATATGTATATGGCGGCTTGGTCAACTGGTCTGGATCCAAATCCAACAGCACTTTGGGGACCAGAAGCTATGTTCAACTACTCTCGCTTTGTGTCGGATGAAAATACAGAACTGTTGGATGCTATTTCGTCAGTTGAATCTTTTGATGAAAAGGTCAACTTTGAAAACTATAAAGCATGGCAACAGTATGCCTTTGAACAAGCCTTTGCTATTCCAACATTTGAGCGGGAGAGTATTACGGCTGTCAATAAGCGTGTTAAATACTACGATACCTACATCGGTTCTGCAACAAAGAGATCAGCTGAATTGATTGAATTGACGGCAGAAGAAGGTATTGCAGCTAAGTAA
- a CDS encoding YqgQ family protein: MKRLYDVQQLLKRFGIIVYMGNRLYDIEMMQIELSRVYQSGLLEKLDYLEAEMVLRREHRLELAYQQSKEKKD; encoded by the coding sequence ATGAAAAGACTTTACGATGTGCAACAGCTGCTCAAGCGTTTTGGGATTATCGTTTATATGGGCAATCGCCTCTATGATATTGAGATGATGCAGATTGAGCTCAGTCGAGTCTATCAGTCGGGCTTGCTGGAAAAACTGGACTATCTGGAAGCCGAAATGGTTTTGCGGCGAGAACATCGTTTGGAATTAGCCTATCAGCAATCGAAGGAGAAGAAAGACTAA
- a CDS encoding acyltransferase family protein, with protein sequence MRIKWFSVIRVVGLLFVLLYHFFIKYFSGGFVGVDLFFTLSGYLTTALLIDEFTQDKTIDLVGFFRRRLYRILPPLLLMILTVTPLALLVRNDFIANIGNQIAVALGFMTNIFEILTGGNYENQFTPHLFVHTWTLAIEVQFYLLWGLAVWGMTRMAKSIGQLRGLIFLSSSAIFLTSFLSMFISSFFVDSYSTIYFSTWTHIFPFFLGSILATIAGIKNTTKGFQRTIQQWSKKKALQVFLAGFTLELLLLFLLKFNSIWTYLIGFLLSSMATSVMIFAARVLHEKTEEVNEPLAVQYLADISYGFYLFHWPLYLIFSQIFGNIGGVILTVIFSLLLSTASFYILEPYLAGKTGRLFTLEIDLKPYTKWISIAGGLLAFSTLLITLTAPKLGDFDTEMLVNSLKQADTRMAQTKANAEKGKASGYDIEEGVTIIGDSVTLRATPQLNEQLPGAFIDAQGSRNTQQAYEILKTNIDSGTLLKDVVIATGANVIYNYDEELDKIVDILPNGYRLILVTPYDGNAATYEDPLSEKHAQYVRNLAKKHNFITVADWNAVSKANPQIWVGSDNVHFGSDAETTAEGGNLFAQTIKTALEEAAQKPVKGQE encoded by the coding sequence ATGCGGATTAAATGGTTTTCAGTAATACGAGTTGTAGGGCTACTCTTTGTCCTTCTTTATCACTTCTTTATCAAATATTTCTCTGGCGGCTTTGTCGGAGTCGATCTCTTTTTTACCCTATCGGGCTATCTAACCACCGCCCTTCTTATTGACGAATTCACTCAGGACAAGACCATCGACTTGGTAGGTTTTTTCCGTAGACGCCTCTACCGTATCCTACCCCCGCTCCTCCTAATGATTCTTACGGTCACCCCGTTAGCCCTCTTGGTTCGCAATGATTTCATCGCAAATATCGGCAATCAAATTGCGGTGGCGCTTGGTTTTATGACCAATATCTTTGAAATTTTAACTGGAGGAAACTACGAGAATCAATTTACCCCTCACCTCTTTGTGCATACTTGGACTCTGGCCATCGAGGTACAATTTTATCTGCTTTGGGGACTGGCCGTTTGGGGAATGACACGAATGGCCAAGTCGATTGGGCAGTTGAGAGGTTTGATTTTCCTCAGTTCATCGGCGATTTTCCTTACTAGCTTTTTGTCCATGTTCATCTCAAGTTTTTTTGTGGATAGTTATTCAACCATTTACTTCTCAACTTGGACGCATATTTTTCCTTTCTTCTTAGGAAGCATTCTGGCAACGATTGCCGGTATTAAAAATACAACCAAAGGATTCCAACGTACAATCCAACAATGGAGCAAGAAGAAGGCCTTACAGGTTTTCCTTGCCGGTTTCACCTTAGAACTTCTCCTGCTTTTTTTACTCAAGTTCAATTCAATTTGGACATACTTAATTGGTTTCCTCCTGTCCAGTATGGCAACTTCTGTGATGATTTTCGCGGCACGAGTTCTTCATGAAAAGACAGAAGAAGTCAATGAACCGCTAGCTGTCCAGTACCTAGCAGATATTTCCTACGGTTTCTACCTCTTCCACTGGCCGCTCTATCTCATTTTCTCCCAGATTTTTGGAAATATTGGCGGTGTCATTCTAACAGTAATCTTCTCTCTTCTCTTATCAACTGCCTCCTTCTACATTCTAGAACCCTATTTGGCTGGAAAAACAGGTCGGCTGTTCACATTGGAGATTGACCTCAAACCTTATACCAAATGGATTTCAATTGCTGGTGGTCTACTGGCTTTCAGCACCCTTCTCATTACACTGACAGCACCAAAACTAGGGGATTTTGATACAGAAATGCTGGTCAACAGTCTCAAGCAAGCCGACACACGCATGGCACAGACCAAAGCCAATGCAGAAAAAGGCAAGGCTTCTGGCTACGATATTGAAGAAGGGGTGACTATTATCGGAGACTCCGTTACCCTGCGCGCCACTCCTCAGTTGAACGAGCAACTTCCAGGAGCCTTTATAGATGCCCAAGGCAGCCGCAATACCCAGCAGGCCTATGAGATTTTAAAAACCAATATTGATAGCGGAACGCTTCTCAAGGACGTTGTTATCGCGACGGGGGCCAATGTCATCTATAACTATGACGAAGAATTAGATAAGATTGTCGATATTCTGCCAAACGGTTACCGTCTTATCTTGGTCACTCCTTACGATGGCAATGCCGCAACCTACGAAGATCCACTGTCAGAAAAACATGCCCAATATGTTCGCAATCTAGCCAAAAAGCACAACTTTATCACCGTCGCAGACTGGAATGCCGTTTCCAAGGCCAACCCGCAAATCTGGGTCGGCAGTGATAATGTCCACTTTGGTAGCGATGCAGAAACCACTGCTGAAGGTGGCAACCTCTTTGCTCAGACGATTAAGACTGCTTTAGAAGAAGCCGCACAAAAACCTGTAAAAGGGCAAGAATAA
- a CDS encoding YutD family protein produces the protein MKKEISPELYNYNKFPGPSFARVGDKVVSENIELDVLEDYKEAFDQTIFGQRFSQLMLKFDYIVGDWGNDQLRLKGFYKDERSVKSDLKISRLDDYLTEFCNFGCAYFVLENPNPQEMPVEPEDKPRRKRKRNRNNTNKKKERSFTVKNDKPSNPTNKQHKKERSQKRDRKKNNREIQEAKRGFVIRQK, from the coding sequence ATGAAGAAAGAAATTTCTCCAGAATTATACAATTACAATAAGTTCCCCGGCCCAAGTTTTGCCCGAGTTGGGGATAAGGTGGTTTCTGAAAATATTGAACTAGATGTCTTAGAAGATTACAAAGAAGCCTTTGACCAGACTATTTTTGGTCAACGCTTTTCCCAACTCATGCTTAAATTTGACTACATTGTTGGGGACTGGGGCAACGACCAACTGCGTTTGAAGGGATTTTACAAGGACGAGCGCTCCGTCAAGAGTGATTTGAAAATCAGCCGTTTGGACGACTATCTAACCGAGTTTTGTAACTTTGGCTGCGCTTATTTTGTTCTCGAAAACCCCAATCCTCAGGAAATGCCGGTCGAACCAGAAGATAAGCCACGCCGCAAACGCAAGCGCAATCGCAACAACACGAACAAGAAAAAGGAACGCTCCTTTACTGTCAAAAATGACAAACCGTCCAATCCGACCAACAAGCAACACAAAAAAGAACGCAGTCAGAAACGTGACCGCAAGAAAAATAACCGCGAAATTCAAGAAGCCAAACGTGGCTTTGTGATTCGCCAGAAATAG